The proteins below are encoded in one region of Corallococcus silvisoli:
- a CDS encoding BTAD domain-containing putative transcriptional regulator, producing MSRKPVSPKAAPKDAPKDAPSLEEGLIRGEVTLGQFLGLSNDRLYKYAATGHQMLLAGRVKVALQIFEGLVAAAPHDTVFRAQLGAAYMTVDRVDDAFEAYDQALRFNSTNVDALVGRGEILLRRGKVPEGLKDLGRAIEYDPALRRRSTQRARGTLLALKKQAEQAKAGSAAKR from the coding sequence GTGAGCCGCAAGCCCGTGTCTCCCAAGGCCGCACCAAAAGATGCGCCGAAGGATGCTCCGTCCCTGGAGGAAGGGCTCATCCGGGGCGAGGTCACGCTCGGGCAGTTCCTCGGGCTGTCGAACGACCGGCTCTACAAGTACGCCGCCACCGGCCACCAGATGTTGCTGGCGGGCCGCGTGAAGGTCGCGCTGCAGATCTTCGAGGGCCTGGTGGCCGCCGCGCCGCACGACACCGTGTTTCGCGCGCAGCTGGGCGCCGCGTACATGACGGTCGACCGGGTGGATGACGCGTTCGAGGCGTATGACCAGGCCCTGCGCTTCAACAGCACCAACGTGGACGCGCTGGTGGGCCGTGGGGAGATCCTCCTGCGCCGCGGCAAGGTGCCGGAGGGGCTGAAGGACCTGGGCCGGGCCATCGAGTACGACCCCGCCCTGCGCCGCCGCTCCACCCAGCGGGCTCGTGGAACGCTGCTCGCGCTCAAGAAGCAGGCGGAGCAGGCGAAGGCCGGCTCCGCAGCGAAGCGGTAG
- a CDS encoding DUF1521 domain-containing protein: MAGITSTGSSTRVLQSATNAPGLSEAELAKNLKLIESTANEALKLIEAQLKQASAQPASTTKTPDGSAFVTSQQAPADTQQGATTNGAFPSEAPKWEAQMRPADKLKVDNNGVITTPGGYKIEQLGTQEWKISGPDGKSTRIWGDPHVDESDGGKFDFKRDTTFVLGDGTQIHVGTVPYGNGMTVTGKLDITCGDDHIQVTDIDKGKGKVGTIQKDGWEVSADFTTKHFEDRLNMGDSTASWSYGGREVTGNDGTVDKFKTGDFMTLSEKAISSSDGKTSSATFNKATFDTTRDNALTKATESVTRTFNALGNTQSLGFNPFTGKDDLGKYDKDEHAKAITKAFDSVKTMFSALDDVGRLNDMVKRNLFV, from the coding sequence ATGGCTGGTATCACCTCCACCGGCAGCAGCACCCGCGTCCTGCAGAGCGCCACCAATGCTCCCGGCTTGAGCGAGGCGGAGCTTGCGAAGAACCTCAAGCTCATCGAGTCGACGGCCAACGAGGCGTTGAAGCTCATCGAGGCGCAGCTGAAGCAGGCCTCGGCGCAGCCTGCGTCGACGACGAAGACCCCGGACGGCAGCGCGTTCGTGACCAGCCAGCAGGCGCCCGCGGACACCCAGCAGGGGGCCACCACGAACGGGGCCTTCCCCTCCGAGGCGCCGAAGTGGGAAGCGCAGATGCGCCCCGCCGACAAGCTCAAGGTCGACAACAACGGCGTCATCACCACGCCGGGCGGCTACAAGATTGAACAGCTGGGCACCCAGGAGTGGAAGATCTCCGGCCCGGACGGCAAGAGCACCCGCATCTGGGGCGACCCGCACGTCGACGAGAGCGACGGCGGCAAGTTCGACTTCAAGCGCGACACGACCTTCGTGCTGGGTGACGGCACGCAGATCCACGTGGGCACCGTGCCGTACGGCAACGGGATGACGGTGACGGGCAAGCTGGACATCACCTGCGGCGACGACCACATCCAGGTCACCGACATCGACAAGGGCAAGGGCAAGGTCGGCACCATCCAGAAGGATGGCTGGGAGGTCTCCGCGGACTTCACCACCAAGCACTTCGAAGACCGCCTGAACATGGGTGACTCCACGGCCTCCTGGTCCTACGGGGGCCGCGAGGTGACCGGCAACGACGGCACCGTCGACAAGTTCAAGACCGGCGACTTCATGACGCTGAGCGAGAAGGCCATCTCCAGCTCGGACGGGAAGACCAGCTCGGCCACGTTCAACAAGGCGACCTTCGACACCACCCGCGACAACGCGCTGACCAAGGCCACGGAGTCCGTGACCCGCACGTTCAACGCGCTGGGCAACACGCAGTCGCTGGGTTTCAACCCGTTCACGGGCAAGGACGACCTGGGCAAGTACGACAAGGACGAGCACGCGAAGGCCATCACCAAGGCCTTCGACAGCGTGAAGACCATGTTCAGCGCGCTCGACGACGTCGGCCGCCTGAATGATATGGTCAAGCGCAACCTGTTCGTCTGA
- a CDS encoding AsmA family protein, producing the protein MEKTARPHRHALKWALGAIAAVLVLVVGALALKSTWIAERLRGELESIATRSLGRQVSVGKLETHWFPKPGATVTNLRVEGAANEPPFLEASHATATVQLWPLIRSLGKDVRVGALKLDQTKLNLVRHKDGTWNYESLGGPPKPSPAPSPGASASGRETLIEDLEIRDGIVNVMDQQATGGNAIVALRDIDVTLKGLGPGRALKGSLKTALAAPKQNVAVDFKVDPLPAGKIQPGQPWPQVTMRLRGKDLSVNAFRDFLPPKAANYFTGGQVDVNADVKTEQGMYTLVGQGAAKALKLRGEPASGAFTFASRVDPAHVKAAKVDFTRISLKGPGIDLAGSTSVSMAPMHVRFAFQGQELDLGHLLGALPPSQPQTQTQEATSSTALPASVRTGLAKVDVGGTIKFAKVHHGTLEATNVDAQAKLDDGVLLLQHGSATVYSGHADLSGTRVDLTKKQPEWSLKMALTGMDTAQAFQALSGHPSLKGKASGQLQLTGTGVDWDQTRNTITGEGNVQLRDGALTTASLGDKVTPVLTQGLTSLGHKNTAGTVAKTAQGTQLKDLNAQFRVQGGWVAFTKPMAFESDIGSGTVDGRVGLDERLDLKGTLNASEAFVSGITHGAIPIKAPVAIPLTITGTIGSPEVRPGSPLNIAQGLLPKVGGGNPVNQARKGLGDLFKRPQPQK; encoded by the coding sequence ATGGAGAAGACAGCCCGCCCCCATCGCCATGCATTGAAGTGGGCGCTCGGCGCCATCGCCGCCGTACTGGTGTTGGTCGTCGGTGCGCTGGCACTGAAGTCCACGTGGATCGCCGAGCGCCTGCGTGGAGAGCTGGAAAGCATCGCCACCCGGTCGCTCGGCCGCCAGGTGAGCGTCGGCAAGCTCGAAACCCATTGGTTTCCGAAGCCTGGCGCCACGGTCACGAACCTGCGGGTCGAGGGGGCAGCCAATGAACCGCCCTTCCTGGAAGCCTCCCACGCGACGGCGACCGTTCAGCTCTGGCCGCTGATCCGGAGCCTGGGCAAGGACGTGCGCGTCGGCGCGCTGAAGCTGGACCAGACGAAGCTGAACCTCGTGCGGCACAAGGACGGGACGTGGAACTACGAGTCGCTCGGGGGGCCGCCCAAGCCTTCGCCGGCTCCCTCGCCGGGGGCCTCCGCTTCTGGCCGGGAGACGCTCATCGAGGACCTTGAGATCCGCGATGGCATCGTGAACGTGATGGACCAGCAGGCGACCGGTGGCAATGCCATCGTGGCGCTGCGGGACATCGACGTGACGTTGAAGGGCCTGGGGCCGGGCCGGGCGCTCAAGGGCTCCTTGAAGACGGCGCTCGCCGCGCCAAAGCAGAACGTGGCGGTGGACTTCAAGGTCGACCCCCTCCCCGCGGGGAAGATTCAGCCCGGACAGCCGTGGCCCCAGGTGACGATGCGCCTGCGTGGCAAGGACCTCTCCGTGAATGCGTTCCGGGACTTCCTGCCTCCAAAGGCAGCCAACTACTTCACCGGAGGCCAGGTGGACGTCAACGCGGACGTGAAGACCGAACAGGGCATGTACACGCTCGTCGGCCAGGGGGCCGCGAAGGCGCTGAAGCTTCGCGGTGAGCCGGCCAGCGGCGCGTTCACCTTCGCCTCCCGCGTCGACCCGGCCCATGTGAAGGCGGCGAAGGTCGACTTCACGCGGATCTCGCTCAAGGGGCCGGGCATCGACCTCGCGGGGAGCACTTCGGTGTCGATGGCGCCGATGCACGTGCGCTTCGCGTTCCAGGGGCAGGAGCTCGACCTGGGACACCTGCTGGGCGCACTGCCCCCCTCACAGCCCCAGACGCAGACCCAGGAAGCGACCTCCTCCACCGCGCTGCCTGCCTCGGTGCGCACGGGGCTCGCGAAGGTGGACGTGGGCGGCACCATCAAGTTCGCGAAGGTCCACCACGGCACGCTCGAGGCGACGAACGTGGATGCGCAGGCGAAGCTGGATGATGGCGTGCTGCTCCTCCAACACGGGAGCGCGACCGTCTACAGCGGGCACGCGGACCTCAGCGGGACCCGGGTGGACCTCACGAAGAAGCAGCCGGAGTGGTCGCTGAAGATGGCGCTCACCGGGATGGACACGGCCCAGGCCTTCCAGGCGCTGTCAGGGCACCCGTCCCTGAAGGGCAAGGCCAGCGGCCAGCTTCAGCTCACTGGTACTGGCGTGGATTGGGACCAGACGCGCAACACCATCACCGGAGAGGGGAACGTGCAGCTCCGCGACGGGGCGCTCACGACAGCGAGCCTGGGAGACAAGGTCACGCCAGTCCTGACGCAGGGACTGACGAGCTTGGGGCACAAGAACACGGCGGGCACGGTCGCGAAGACAGCGCAGGGCACGCAACTGAAGGACCTGAACGCGCAGTTCCGGGTCCAGGGTGGCTGGGTCGCGTTCACGAAGCCAATGGCCTTCGAGTCTGACATTGGCAGCGGGACCGTGGATGGCCGGGTGGGTCTGGATGAGCGGCTGGACCTCAAGGGCACCCTCAACGCTTCGGAGGCCTTCGTCTCCGGAATCACCCACGGCGCGATTCCCATCAAGGCTCCCGTCGCCATTCCGCTGACCATCACGGGCACGATTGGCTCACCGGAGGTGAGGCCGGGCAGCCCGCTGAACATCGCCCAGGGGCTGCTGCCCAAGGTGGGGGGCGGCAACCCGGTGAACCAGGCACGCAAGGGCCTGGGGGACCTCTTCAAGCGGCCCCAGCCCCAGAAATAG
- a CDS encoding LysM peptidoglycan-binding domain-containing protein: protein MDYRIKSGDTLSQIAKTHHTSVSALMKANPKLKDANVIQAGKSLNIPGKTDGFDDKPSRAMGSRSSAKSDAKNTTSGADAASSGGAKGAKGNPLDIAKKHLNKNAGSLKLEKKGVGADMDDNVGNKVNCANFVSACLEQAGQIKDSQHSNLVRGLQNNLDKDKNFKRVSLKDAKPGDVVSLKTGSGVDDRHVVIFAGWKNGKAEFIGSNNRNPDRTQRITMTMSNAPVLSVHHYTG from the coding sequence ATGGACTACCGCATCAAGTCAGGTGACACGCTGTCCCAGATCGCCAAGACGCACCACACCAGCGTCAGCGCGCTGATGAAGGCCAACCCGAAGCTCAAGGACGCGAACGTCATCCAGGCAGGCAAGTCCCTGAACATCCCTGGCAAGACGGACGGGTTCGATGACAAGCCCTCGCGGGCCATGGGCTCCCGGTCGTCAGCGAAGTCCGACGCCAAGAACACCACCTCCGGCGCGGACGCCGCGTCCTCCGGTGGCGCGAAGGGCGCCAAGGGCAATCCCTTGGACATCGCGAAGAAGCACCTGAACAAGAACGCCGGGTCGCTGAAGCTGGAGAAGAAGGGAGTGGGCGCCGACATGGACGACAACGTCGGCAACAAGGTCAACTGCGCCAACTTCGTCTCCGCGTGCCTGGAGCAGGCCGGGCAGATCAAGGACAGCCAGCACAGCAACCTGGTGCGCGGCCTCCAGAACAACCTGGACAAGGACAAGAACTTCAAGCGCGTGTCCTTGAAGGATGCCAAGCCCGGCGACGTGGTCAGCTTGAAGACGGGCTCGGGTGTCGATGACCGCCACGTGGTGATCTTCGCGGGCTGGAAGAATGGGAAGGCGGAGTTCATCGGCTCGAACAACCGGAACCCCGACCGCACGCAGCGGATCACCATGACGATGTCGAACGCCCCCGTCCTGTCCGTCCACCACTACACGGGCTGA
- a CDS encoding metallopeptidase domain-containing protein codes for MSRMWSITAAVWLAACNPQVSVPEEHAAPAARDASREQVVQGVLEVRVADAPSLAESREEYFLFTGNQHRPVVFTGGAPEGLRSGLRVTLRGTEGAHRFTARSVEVDRQAAALQSTLGTCGLTGVQRSLVILADFPGMPRPAVTPQGIHDSFFSSTQRSLASYWSEVSEGRTTTTGNVVGWYTLDRAYSCSEVDAMRDAAVRAADADVDFTQYDRIFIVHPNPSQGCSYAGQATLSCGQVVTADGTVTASMAWLVADWMGNNDTAVKLVTHEAGHNLTLDHAGSRDFSTEALGMPGALGTIDEYGDLFSTMGSWNLGHYAAPHKARIGWLAPSAVAEVDATGGTFTLAPMVASGGLKALKVRRRPGTNDWLWVEYRQPVGRFESTLASQVFGGALIHLADAETRGGTHLLDFTPQTSSWSDPALLRGTTWNDPYGDLSLTVNAATSAGLTVSVQRRVTTCVQAAPEVRVTALEPTFSPGARPEFELSITNRDSAGCGPSTFQLAAIVPTGWGADPLPAQRTLAAASSDTLVLQTYVPYSTPLGSYTAGVTVTRGSQTVQRTATVEVVERCIATPPTLSLSPATVTAAPGSDVTWSVTVTDNDSASCNWVWYDFWSTLPDGWETSWPDWGVNLPPGGAYSFTMTKTVPLNARGVHTVELLINQDDFGIAASATATVNVIGTAPNAR; via the coding sequence ATGTCCCGCATGTGGAGCATCACCGCGGCCGTGTGGCTCGCGGCCTGTAACCCGCAGGTCTCCGTCCCAGAGGAGCACGCGGCCCCAGCGGCTCGGGACGCCAGCCGTGAGCAGGTGGTGCAGGGCGTGCTCGAGGTCCGGGTCGCGGACGCGCCCTCGCTGGCTGAATCGCGCGAGGAGTACTTCCTCTTCACCGGGAACCAGCACCGACCGGTGGTCTTCACCGGCGGGGCACCGGAAGGGTTGCGCAGTGGCCTGCGCGTGACGTTGCGCGGAACCGAGGGGGCGCACCGGTTCACGGCCCGGAGCGTGGAAGTGGACCGTCAGGCCGCGGCCTTGCAGTCCACCTTGGGAACGTGCGGGCTCACTGGAGTTCAGCGCAGCCTGGTCATCCTCGCGGACTTCCCGGGCATGCCCCGGCCCGCCGTCACCCCGCAGGGCATCCACGACAGCTTCTTCTCCTCCACGCAGCGCTCGCTGGCGAGCTACTGGAGCGAGGTCTCCGAGGGACGCACCACCACCACGGGCAACGTGGTGGGCTGGTACACGCTGGACCGCGCCTATTCCTGTTCAGAGGTGGATGCCATGCGCGACGCCGCCGTGCGAGCGGCGGACGCGGACGTGGACTTCACGCAGTACGACCGCATCTTCATCGTCCACCCCAATCCCTCGCAGGGCTGCTCCTATGCGGGACAGGCCACCCTGTCCTGCGGACAGGTCGTGACGGCGGATGGCACCGTGACGGCCTCCATGGCGTGGCTCGTCGCTGACTGGATGGGGAACAACGACACCGCCGTGAAGCTGGTGACGCATGAGGCAGGACACAACCTCACGCTGGACCACGCGGGCTCTCGAGACTTCTCCACGGAGGCGCTGGGCATGCCGGGCGCCCTGGGCACCATCGACGAATATGGAGACCTCTTCTCCACGATGGGCTCCTGGAACCTGGGCCACTACGCGGCGCCGCACAAGGCGCGCATCGGCTGGTTGGCTCCGTCCGCCGTGGCCGAGGTGGACGCCACGGGTGGCACCTTCACGCTGGCGCCGATGGTGGCCTCCGGTGGACTCAAGGCGCTCAAGGTGCGCCGGCGCCCTGGCACCAACGACTGGCTGTGGGTGGAGTACCGCCAGCCCGTGGGGCGCTTCGAGTCGACGCTGGCGTCCCAGGTGTTCGGCGGCGCGCTCATCCACCTGGCGGACGCGGAGACGCGCGGCGGCACCCATCTGCTCGACTTCACGCCCCAGACGTCGTCCTGGAGCGACCCGGCCCTGCTGCGGGGCACGACGTGGAATGACCCCTATGGCGACCTCTCCCTCACGGTGAACGCGGCGACGTCCGCGGGGCTGACGGTGAGCGTCCAGCGCCGCGTGACGACCTGCGTGCAGGCCGCGCCCGAGGTGCGGGTGACGGCCCTGGAGCCCACCTTCTCGCCCGGAGCACGACCGGAGTTCGAGCTGTCCATCACCAACCGGGACTCGGCCGGCTGCGGTCCGAGCACCTTCCAGCTCGCCGCCATCGTCCCCACGGGCTGGGGCGCGGACCCGCTGCCCGCGCAGCGCACCCTCGCGGCCGCCAGCTCCGACACCCTGGTCCTCCAGACGTATGTGCCCTACAGCACGCCGCTTGGCTCCTACACGGCGGGCGTCACCGTCACGCGGGGCAGCCAGACCGTGCAGCGGACGGCCACCGTGGAGGTCGTCGAGCGCTGCATCGCGACGCCGCCCACGCTCTCGCTCTCACCGGCGACGGTGACGGCGGCCCCGGGCTCGGACGTCACGTGGTCGGTGACCGTCACCGACAATGACTCCGCCTCATGCAATTGGGTCTGGTACGACTTCTGGTCCACCCTGCCTGACGGCTGGGAGACCTCCTGGCCCGACTGGGGCGTCAACCTGCCTCCGGGCGGCGCCTACTCGTTCACGATGACCAAGACCGTTCCGCTGAATGCGCGGGGCGTTCACACCGTGGAGCTGCTCATCAACCAGGATGACTTCGGCATCGCGGCCAGCGCCACGGCCACGGTGAACGTGATCGGGACCGCCCCGAACGCACGGTGA